From Coffea arabica cultivar ET-39 chromosome 2e, Coffea Arabica ET-39 HiFi, whole genome shotgun sequence, the proteins below share one genomic window:
- the LOC113725891 gene encoding putative disease resistance protein At4g19050, with product MAKVLNHFGQNESGICHLESIEENNVEDCNVLQLLTYGYELFPRNILIDFCWIGNHFLRKRGSFYFGELISYWILEAYLDNNCSIEDAYKKGHTILMELVDCGLLKQLESGHVGMTEAKYDLDDFDYCKFVQTTQLGLASVFDGELGRVVQAKGMIKTSGAGEIRKKISTLLLDLDCLDSEVPSDFFHCGKELEVLAIFNPGLQPFPLPLFEMDKLHLLVLRGCNFLVSIEQFLKFENPICSENSAPLCVFQKLTVLEISGPSALKHIPDKLFNHTPHLRSTNLSFLEIASLPLSLYDLKGLVWLILRGCSDLQEVRSLKMLDKLEVLDLSGARSLKTIQDKCLYSNQELRILNLSESQITSLPMLRDLKKLTHLLLRDCTNLERLRKITALSNLQILDLSGSTNFKEFVDPSFEKLASLKVLDVSQTAVDKLPLDIGRLHQLCVRDCPQLKELPLTESVKGLLILDLSGSCYLEDIPESFFSHPTSIGVLNLSQTNIKRLPALSGLRNLRRLLLSQCISLETLGELKSTTKLEILDLSGCKALKEVQGRSLENMHRLQKLDLSGTNITCLPSLSSNLHHLILKGCSNLKELPPLNHLSRLEELNLSGVSSTKKVAPDLEHMVNLQILDLSDTQLEKLFSLLKLKNLKYLSLRGCPSLSEVPGLEALTKLEVLDLSGTGIKDLPSLENFGNLHRLLLKGCLSLEKFKDLKMHEVLKATIEELPYEISKVTCLEQLELPIFRVGERDSEKDKLPSEDQSQLPWSISNWPKEPAFDNKLIITVNGIDFLQFLKDNPSFWNASFTQFHFFFHPTEAYGRYGDKNFYRNELLLRDLYFNTRQLSAPMGREWSLEIRGFICFPKCLGLILAHAECIILVDDPFLTCLSDLGTDNIKKMNACWIGRCNEMKDLFHTEKVEDAARSGGSTNHGSPSRVAVASQSQLFHIRRGISVEYQVI from the coding sequence ATGGCAAAAGTCCTAAATCATTTTGGGCAAAACGAGTCAGGAATTTGCCATTTGGAAAGCATTGAGGAGAATAATGTCGAAGATTGCAATGTACTGCAGTTGCTGACCTATGGATACGAGTTGTTTCCAAGAAACATATTGATTGATTTCTGTTGGATTGGTAACCACTTCCTCCGTAAACGTGGAAGTTTCTACTTTGGTGAATTGATTAGCTATTGGATACTAGAAGCATATCTTGACAACAACTGTTCCATTGAGGATGCTTACAAGAAGGGGCACACTATTTTGATGGAGCTCGTGGATTGCGGGCTACTCAAACAGCTAGAGTCTGGTCATGTTGGCATGACCGAGGCAAAAtatgatttggatgattttgattACTGTAAATTTGTTCAAACAACTCAACTGGGATTGGCTTCTGTCTTTGATGGTGAACTTGGCAGAGTTGTGCAGGCAAAGGGAATGATAAAAACAAGTGGTGCTGGTGAGATTAGGAAGAAGATATCAACATTATTGCTTGACCTAGATTGTCTCGACAGTGAAGTCCCCAGTGATTTCTTTCATTGTGGAAAGGAACTTGAAGTTCTTGCTATCTTCAATCCTGGACTTCAACCATTCCCTCTGCCCTTATTTGAGATGGATAAACTCCATTTACTTGTGCTTCGAGGATGCAACTTTTTGGTGAGTATTGAACAATTCCTGAAATTTGAGAATCCAATTTGTTCTGAAAACTCTGCTCCTCTCTGTGTCTTTCAAAAATTAACTGTTCTTGAAATATCGGGTCCTAGTGCCTTGAAGCATATTCCAGATAAACTTTTCAATCATACACCTCATCTTAGAAGCACCAACCTTTCGTTTCTTGAGATTGCCTCATTACCATTGTCTCTTTATGATCTGAAAGGACTAGTTTGGCTCATCCTTAGAGGCTGTTCTGATTTGCAAGAAGTACGAAGCTTGAAAATGCTAGACAAACTTGAGGTGCTTGACCTTAGTGGTGCTAGATCTCTGAAAACTATCCAAGACAAATGCCTTTACTCAAATCAGGAGCTCAGAATACTGAATCTTTCAGAGTCCCAGATTACTAGTTTACCAATGCTTAGAGATCTGAAAAAGCTCACTCATCTCTTGCTGCGTGATTGTACCAATTTGGAAAGACTTCGTAAGATTACTGCACTTTCCAATCTCCAAATTCTTGATCTTTCAGGTTCCACAAACTTTAAGGAATTCGTTGATCCATCCTTTGAAAAGCTTGCCAGCCTGAAAGTCCTTGATGTATCACAAACTGCAGTTGATAAATTACCCTTAGACATTGGCAGGTTGCACCAACTCTGTGTAAGAGATTGCCCTCAGCTAAAAGAACTGCCGCTTACAGAATCCGTTAAGGGCCTACTAATACTTGATCTTTCAGGCTCCTGCTATCTGGAAGACATTCCAGAAAGTTTCTTCAGTCACCCAACAAGCATTGGAGTACTCAATCTCTCACAAACAAACATCAAAAGGCTACCTGCCCTTTCTGGCTTGCGTAACCTGCGTCGCCTGTTACTTTCCCAGTGTATTTCTCTGGAGACATTGGGAGAGTTAAAGTCTacaaccaaattggaaattttggaTCTTTCAGGGTGTAAAGCTTTAAAAGAAGTACAGGGTAGATCTCTTGAAAACATGCATCGCCTTCAAAAACTTGACCTGTCTGGAACAAACATTACTTGTCTGCCATCTCTTTCATCAAACCTCCATCACCTCATACTGAAAGGTTGTTCTAACTTAAAAGAACTTCCGCCACTGAATCATCTATCAAGACTTGAAGAATTAAATCTCTCTGGAGTCAGTTCTACAAAAAAAGTCGCACCCGATCTAGAGCATATGGTCAATCTTCAGATCCTTGATCTATCTGACACCCAGTTGGAGAAGTTGTTCTCCTTGTTAAAGCTCAAAAACCTTAAATACCTTTCCCTCAGAGGTTGTCCGTCTCTAAGTGAGGTACCAGGTCTAGAAGCACTTACAAAACTTGAAGTTTTGGACCTTTCTGGAACAGGTATCAAGGATTTGCCATCCCTTGAGAATTTTGGCAATCTTCACAGGCTTCTCCTCAAAGGTTGTTTGAGCTTGGAAAAATTTAAGGATCTGAAGATGCACGAAGTTCTGAAGGCTACTATTGAAGAGCTTCCATATGAGATCtcaaaagtgacttgtcttgAGCAGCTtgaactgccaattttcagagTTGGAGAGCGTGATTCTGAAAAGGACAAATTGCCATCAGAAGATCAGAGTCAGCTCCCATGGAGCATTTCCAATTGGCCGAAGGAACCAGCTTTTGATAATAAACTCATCATAACTGTGAATGGTattgattttcttcaattcttgaaGGATAATCCATCATTTTGGAACGCAAGTTTCACTCAGttccatttcttttttcatccTACTGAGGCATATGGTAGATATGGAGATAAGAATTTCTACAGAAATGAACTGTTACTCAGAGATCTCTACTTCAACACAAGGCAACTTTCTGCTCCTATGGGGAGAGAATGGTCCTTGGAAATTCGTGGATTCATTTGTTTCCCCAAGTGTCTTGGCCTTATCCTAGCTCATGCTGAATGCATTATTTTGGTTGATGATCCATTTCTCACATGCTTATCTGACTTAGGCACTGACAATATTAAGAAGATGAATGCCTGTTGGATAGGGAGATGCAATGAAATGAAGGATCTTTTCCACACAGAAAAAGTCGAAGATGCAGCCAGATCAGGTGGAAGTACCAATCATGGTTCGCCATCGCGGGTCGCGGTTGCGTCGCAGTCTCAGTTGTTCCACATCCGTCGCGGCATATCGGTTGAATATCAGGTGATATGA